The segment CTTGAACGTGCCGTCGATCGCCGCGTCCATCATGTTCGGAATGCGCAGGCCGGGGTCGTTGTCCAGCTTCACGCCCCAGATCGACTCGAAGAGCTCGCGCACCGCGTCGTTGGAGACGTGCCGGTAGCCCGGAAATTCATGCGGGAAGGAGCCCATGTCGCAGGAGCCCTGGACATTGTTCTGCCCGCGCAGCGGGTTCACGCCGACGCCCTCGCGGCCGATATTGCCGGTCGCCATGGCGATGTTGGCGATGGCCATGACGGTGGTCGAGCCCTGGCTGTGCTCGGTGACGCCGAGGCCGTAATAGATCGCGGCATTGCCTCCCGTCGCATAGAGCCGGGCCGCGGCGCGGATCGTCTCGGCCGGCACGCCGGTGATCTTCGCGACGACCTCGGGGCTGTTGCGCTCCTCGGAGACGAATTTCGCCCAGGTAGAGAATTCGGCCGGGTCGCAACGTTCCTGCACGAAGGCTTCGTTGACGAGGCCCTCCGTCACGATGACATGCGCGAGGGCGTCGAGCATCGCGACATTAGTGCCGGGCCGCAGCGGCAGATGATAATCTGCCTTGATATGCGGCGACTTCACCAGATCGATTTGGCGCGGATCGATGACGATGAGCTTGGCGCCGGCACGCAGGCGCTTCTTCATATGCGAGCCGAAGACGGGATGCGCATCGGTCGGGTTGGCGCCGATCACCAGAACGACATCGGTATATTCGATGGAGTCGAATTCCTGCGTGCCTGCCGACGTGCCAAAGGCCTGACCGAGGCCGTAGCCGGTCGGTGAGTGGCAGACGCGCGCGCAAGTGTCGACATTGTTGTTGCCGAAGCCGGCGCGGACCAGCTCCTGCACGAGATAGGTTTCCTCGTTGGTGCAACGCGAGGAGGTGATGCCGCCGACGGAGGCGCGGCCGTATTTCGCCTGGATACGCTTGATCTCAGAGGCCGCATAATTGATCGCCTCGTCCCAGGAGACTTCACGCCAGGGATCGGAAATCTTTTCGCGGATCATCGGCTTGAGGACGCGATCCTTGTGGGTCGCATAACCCCAGGCGAAACGGCCCTTGACGCAGGAATGGCCGTGGTTGGCCTTGCCGTCCTTATAGGGGACCATGCGAACCAGTTCGTCGCCGCGCATCTCCGCCTTAAAGGTGCAGCCGACGCCGCAGTATGCACAGGTCGTGACGACCGAATGTTCCGGCTGGCCGATATCGTAGAGCGATTTCTCGGACAGCGTCGCGGTCGGGCAGGCCTGCACGCAGGCGCCGCAGGAAACGCATTCGGAATCGAAGAAATTCTCCATCTGGCCGGGCGAGATGCGGCTCTCGAAGCCGCGGCCGTCGACCGTCAGGGCGAACGTGCCTTGTGTTTCCTCGCAAGCGCGGACGCAGCGGTTGCAGACGATGCACTTCGACGCGTCGTAGGTGAAGTAAGGATTGGAAGTGTCTTTCTGGCTCTTGAGGTGATTCTCACCTTCGTAGCCGTAGCGGACTTCGCGCAGGCCGACGACGCCGGCCTGTGTCTGCAATTCGCAATTGCCGTTAGCGGCGCAGGTGAGGCAATCGAGCGGGTGGTCGGAGATATAAAGCTCCATCACGCCGTTGCGTAGATTCTTCAGTCGTGGCGTCTGCGTGTGGACGACCATGCCCGGCCCCACGGGCGTGGTGCAGGAGGCCGGCGTTCCGTTGCGGCCTTCGATCTCGACGAGACAGAGACGGCAGGAGCCGAAGGCATTGATGCTGTCGGTGGCGCAGAGCTTGGGGATCTGGTTGCCGATCTCCATCGCCGCGCGCATGATCGAGGTTCCGGCCGGCACCGTCACTTTCGCGCCGTCGATCGTCAGCTCGACGGTCTCGGCCGATTTCGAGGCGGGCGTGCCGTAATCGATCTCATGGATGAGAGACATTATGTTCTCCTCATTCCGCCGCGATCGCCGCGTGGGGTTTGAAATCCTCAGGGTAGTGACGCATTGCACTCAGGACGGGATAGGGGGCAAAGCCTCCCAGCGCGCAAAGCGATCCGAACTTCATCGTCTGACAAAGATCTTCCAAAAGCCTTAGATTGGCTTCGACATGGATACCTGCCAGGATCTTGTCGATCACTTCCTGGCCGCGCGTCGAGCCTATCCGGCAGGGCGTGCACTTGCCGCAGCTCTCGATCGCGCAGAATTCCATCGCGAACCGCGCCATCGTGAGCATGTCGACCGTATCATCGAAAACGACGATGCCGCCGTGGCCGATCAGGCCGTCCTTGGCCGCGAAGGCCTCATAATCGAAGGGCGTGTCAAAGAGGGCGGGCGGGAAATAGGCGCCGAGCGGGCCGCCGCATTGCACGGCGCGGACCGGACGGCCGGACGCGGTGCCGCCGCCAATGTCCTCGACGATCTCGCCGAGCGTCAGGCCGAAGGCGGTTTCGAACAGGCCGCCGTAGCGGATATTGCCGGCGAGTTGCAGCGGCATCGTCCCGCGCGAGCGGCCCATGCCGAAGTCGGCATAGGCTTTAGCGCCGTGCGCGAGAATGAAGGGCGCGGTCGCGAGCGAGAGCACGTTGTTGATGACAGTCGGCTTCTGGAAGAGGCCGTTGATCGCCGGCAGCGGCGGCTTGGCGCGCACCATGCCGCGGCGGCCTTCGAGGCTTTCGAGCAGGGCGGTTTCCTCGCCGCAAACATAAGCACCGGCGCCGACGCGCAGCTCGATGTCGAAGGCATGGCCGGAGCCGAGCACATCCTTGCCGAGATAACCGGCGGCGCGGGCGCGCTGGAGCGCCTCGTTAAAAGCCTTGATGCCGTGCGGATATTCGGAACGGCAATAGACGTAGCCCTTGGTCGCACCAACGGCGAGACCGCAGATGGTCATGCCTTCGATCAGCATGTAGGGATCGTCTTCGAGCACCATACGGTCGGCGAAGGTGCCGCTGTCGCCCTCGTCGCAATTGCAGACGACATATTTGCGGTCGGCCTTGGTGTCCGCGACCGTCTTCCATTTGACGCCCGTCGGGAAGCCGGCGCCGCCGCGGCCGCGCAGGCCGGATTTGGTGATTTCGTCGACGATGGCTGCGCTGCCAATCTCGATGGCGCGCTTCAGGCCGAGCCAGCCTTCATGCGCGGCGTAATCCTCCAGCGACACCGGATCGGTGATGCCGCTGCGGGCAAACGTCAGGCGCGTCTGGCGCTTGAGAAAGGGGTGATCTTCCGGCTTGCCGATCCGCAGTGCGTGCGTGCCGCCATCAAGGAAGCCGGCGTCGAACAATGCGGCGACATCCTTGAGTGTGACCGGGCCATAGGCGATGCGCCCCGCGGGCGTTTCGACCTCAATCAGCGGCTCCAGGAAGAACATGCCGCGCGAGCCGTTGCGGACGATCGATACATCCGCGCCACGGGCCTTGGCGGTCGCGACGATAGCGGCGGCAATCTTGTCGGCGCCGAGCGCCAGGGCAACGACGTCGCGAGGGACGAAAACGCGGGTCATACGCTCTCCGCCTCCTCGATCACGCTCACCAGTTTGTCGGCGGTGAGCGCCGCGATCGGCTCGTCATCGAAGAGCGCCGAAGGGCCGTTGGCGCAGAGGCCGAGACAATAAACCGGCTCGACCGTAATGGCGCCGTCCTGCGTCGTGCCATGCCAATCGACGCCGAGATCGGCGAGGCAATGGCGGGCGACCGATTCGCTTCCCCGCGCCTGGCACGCCTCGGCGCGGCAAATCTTCAGCACGTGCTTGCCAGCGGGTTCGCGGCGAAAGTCATGATAGAAGGTGAGGACGCCATGCACTTCGGCGCGCGACAGGTTGAGCGCGTTCGCGATCAGCGGCACGGCAGTATCGTCGACGAAGCCGAATTCCTCAACGAAAGCATGAAGGATAGGCAGCAGCGGCCCCTCGAGCGCGAGATGCGCGTCGATAATCTCCTGGGCCCGTTGCGCGTCTAGGACGGCTGGCATGTTTCCACCTAAATCTGCCCGGCGATCCTTCGTGCCGCCGACGCAAGCCGTGTCACGCCATAGCTTGAACTTTGCCTTGGCGCGCCGACCTTAGATTAAGTCAAAAAAAGCATGGTCCCGCCCAACGCCCCAATCAATAAAGCGTCTCCGTTGGGCTATAGAAGATATCTATTAAAGTCGCGGTGCGATCAATTTTTTGGCTTCCGCGAACAGGGTCGCCGTCAGCGGCGTCATGGGTTCGCGCCGTGGCACGACCAAGCCGATCTGGTGGACGGCCTGCGGCTCGATGATGGGGATCGAGCGGATCGGCTCGGCGATCGAGAGGGTTTCGACCAGTTTTTCCGCCATGATGCTGGCCCACTGGCCGGTCTTCACATGGGCATAGAGCGCGATGACCGAATTTGATTCCAGCGTCGGCTCCGGACGCGCGCCGCCGGTACTCGCGAGCAATTGATCGACGATGCGGCGGTTCTGCATGTCGGGCGTGAGCAGACAAAGCGGAATACGCCCGACCTCCGCCCAGGTGACACTCTTGTTGTCGGCGAAGGGGCTGCCTGCGCTGGTCAGCAGGCGATATTGCTCGATATAGAGCGGCAGGCTGCGCACCGTGCCGAGCGGCTCGTTGTCGAGATAGGTGATGCCGGCATCGATCTCGAGATTGCTGATGCCTTGCAGGATTTCGTGCGAATTGGCCGAGGTGACGCTGAAGCGCACGCCCGGATGTTTGGCGCGAAAGGGCGTCGTCAGCGCCGCGACCATGCTGAGGGCTGTGGGAATGACGGCGATGCGCATAAGACCGGTGAGGCCGCTCTTGAGTGCACGAACCTCCTGACGCATGGCGCGGGAGTCGCCGACGATGCGCTTGGCCCATTCGAGCACCCGCTCGCCTTCGGAGGTCAGGCCGTGGAAGCGCGAACTGCGATTGACGAGCAGGACGCCGAGCGTCTCTTCGAGTTGTTTGATGCCGGCGGAAAGCGTCGGCTGTGTCACACCGCAGGCTTCGGCCGCACGACTGAAGCTCTGCTCGCGGGCGACGGCGATGAAAAATTCCAGTTTATCGATCAAGGCTCGACTTAACCAAAACAAACCGCGCCTTGGCCGGCGGGCGGTGGCGCCAAGGCTTGCTCCTTTGCGGGCGCGGGCGCAAGCCGGAATTCAGACCGCGCGAGGTAGAAAGGCCGGGATGTCCAGCCCAAGCCTGGAATAGAAAAGCACGTAAGCCTCGCCATAGGGATGCTCGCGCGCCGCGCGGATTTTCGCTGCGGCATCCGGCGCGGCCATTGCGGCGGCCGCAAGCGCGGCTTCGTGAAGCTGCAGGAAGGCGGAAAAGTCCAGGTCTTCGACATCGGCGCGCCCATGCAGGGCATAGATCGGCGTCGGCTGGCTGCGCCCGCGCAGCAGCGTTTCGCCGAGCGGCACGAAACGAAAGCCGGGGGCGGCCCGCATGGTCGTTTCCGCGACGACGATCGGAACACCGAGATGCTTGGTCGCTTCTTCGAGACGCGAGGCAACATTCACCGTGTCGCCGACGATCGAATAATCGAATCGCATGTCCGAGCCCATATTGCCGACAAAAGCCTCGCCGGTGTTGATGCCGATGCCGAGTTCGATCGGGCGCGTCTCGATGCCGGTTTGCACAAGATGCGCGTTGAGCGCGGGCAGGGCGGCGCGCATCGCCAGAGCCGCGGCGCAGGCGTGCTCGGCATGGTTCGGCACATCGATCGGAGCATTCCAGAAGGCCATCAGGCCGTCGCCGAAATATTTGTCGATGGTGCCGGCTTCAACGAGGACGGATTGCGTCAGCGGCGTCAGGACGCCGTTCAGGAATTGTACGACCTCGACGGCCGAGAGACCTTCCGAACGGCGGGTGAAGTCGCGCACGTCGGCGAAGAGCACGGAGACATCTCGCGCCTCGCCGCCGAGTTCGAGCCTGCTCGGGTCTTTGGCGAGCCGCTCGACAAGCGCCGGGGCGAGATAGCGCGAGAAGGCTTTGCGGACGAATTCACGCTGGCGCTCGCTGCGGCGATAAACGGCAATCGTCATCGCCGCATAGGCAAGGACCCAGGTCGCGCCGGGCATCAGCGCATCGAAGAGAAGGCCGGTGCGCGAGAAGGCATAGAAGCTCGCGAACGCGAGCCCCTCAAGCGAGAGCAGCAGCACGGTGACGGCGGCGACCGGCTTGGTGAAACGCGCCAGCAGCGACATGATGGCGCCGCCCAGCACAACCAGCAGCGCTTCAAGGCCGGGCGCATAATCAGGCCGCGCCAGGCGCGTGCCTGAAAGAACATGCTCCAGCAGTTCGGCATGGATGTCGACGCCCGGCACCGCGGCTTCGAGCGGCGTCGAGCGAATATCGGCGAGCGCACTGGCGCTGGACCCGATCAGGACAATGCGTCCGGCGATATCGTCGTTGGCGACCTTGCCGGCGAGGACGCGCCAGGCGGAGATGTGCCGTGCGGCCTTGGTGCCGGCGTAATGCACGCGCACGGCCCCGTCGGATTCGGTGGCGATCTCAAGCGCGCCAATCTTGACGCTAACGACGCCAGTTCGCGCGCCAAAGCCGCCTGTGTCCGAGGCGTTCGAGGATTTGATCAGGATCGTCGAGGCATGCTGGGCGACGCGGAGAATTTCCGCATCGAGCGAGGGCACCAGCGCGGCATTGGCGCCCTGGGTGAAGACCAGCGGCACTTTGCGGACGATGAGATCGCGATCCGGCGCCCAGTTGATGCTGCCGAGCCCGGCGGCCGCGTTTTGCAAATCCGGCAGGGGCAGAATGGCGCCGCGGAAGTTGAGCAGGAACGGCCGCGGATCATCGCCCAAGGTGGCGAAGCCGGATTTTACCGAAACTTCGTCGCTGTTGCCGTTGGTCAGGACGAGCGTGAGGACGCTGGGGCCGCTGGCAAGGACCTGCGTCAGGCTGTTGTCCTGCATCAGGCCGCGCGCCGCAAGCGCATCGCCGAGCGCCTTGCGCTCGGGGACGTCCGGCAATTGCGCGATGAGATTTTGCGGCGCCGCGCGATCCTGCTCGGAAAAAAGGATGTCGAAAGCGACGACTGCCGCGCCTTGCGCAAAAAGATGGCGGGCAAGATCGGCGAGGCGGTGGCGCGGCCAGGGCCATTGGCCGAGCCGCGCCAGAGAGGAATCATCGATATCGACCACGCGGACCGGAAGATCCGGCAGATAGCGGCGCGGCTCGACCTGCTGGTCATAATCGAAGACGAGATTGCGCAGACGCTCGACGAGCGGCGGACTCTCGAGGCAGAGCAGCAGGCCCAGGCCGATCGGCAAAGCCCAGACCAGTGCGCCCGGCAGAGACCGGACAAGCGGGGAAATCCACGCCGCGATCGTTTTGCCCGGCGAGGCCGCTAGCAAAGCGTCACCCTGATCGGGACATGATCGGACGGCTTGTCCTTACCACGCCGCTCCTTGTCGATGACGACTTCGGTCAGCCGGTCGGCGGCGCGTGGCGAGAGCAGGACGTGATCGATACGGATGCCGCGATCGCGCTGCCAGGCGCCGGCTTGATAATCCCAGAATGTATAAAGGCCGCCGGCATCGGTCGTCGCCCGCAAGGCATCGGTGAAGCCGAGATTGAGCAGCGTATGAAAGCGCGCGCGCGTCTGCGGCAGATAGAGCGCATCGCCCGCCCAGGCGGCGGGATCGAAGCAATCGCGCGCGGCGGGTATGACATTGAAATCGCCGGCGAGCACGAGAGGTTCTTCGAGCGCGAGCAGATTGCGCGCATGTGCGGCAAGCCGGTCCATCCAGGCAAGCTTGTAGGTATATTTGTCCGTCTCCGGCGGATTGCCGTTCGGCAGATAAAGCGAGGCGATGCGGACAATACTGTCGCCGTCGATAACCTCCGCCTCGATATAGCGGGCGTGTTCATCGCTCTCGTCGCCGGGCAGGCCGCGGGTGACTTCAAGCGGCTGCTTCGAGAGGATCGCGACGCCGTTGAAGCCCTTCTGTCCATGCACGGCGATATTGTAGCCGCAGGATTCGACCTCGGCATAAGGAAAAGCCGCGTCGACACATTTCAATTCCTGCAGGCAAATCACATCCGGCCCGATCTCGCGCAGATAGCGCAGCAGGTGCTCGGTCCTCTGGCGGATCGAATTGACGTTCCAGGTGGCGATTTGCATGGCGATGGGGCTGGTATCCAGGCTGCGGGTTGTCTCGGCCGCAGTCTAGCACGCCGGAGCCTGGCGCAAACCGTTGCGCCTCAGGCTCAGGAAAGGTGCGTCGGGGCGCGGTGCAGCCGGGGGCGCGAACGCTCCGGCAGGATGCCTTCGAGCAGGGCGGCGCGACGCAGCGGGCCGATGGCCGATATGGCGAAGGAGCCGAGGCCGCGCGCGAGATCGACTGGTAGAAAATCCGTGAGCATCGAGCGGTTCAGCACATCGACACCGCGGATGCGGATGTCGATGTCCGGCTCGCGCGCCGCAGCATAACGCCGAAGGGGCGCCGCGCCGCCGATATCTTGTCCGGCGGCGCGGGCGGCATCGACGCAAGAGACCAAAGCCGAGATATCGCGCAGGCTGAGATTGAGTCCCTGCGCGGCGAGCGGGGGAAAGGCATGCGCAGCTTCGCCGAGCAAAGCGATCCGGCGGCCGGTGAGATGTGCGACGCGCATCCCGGCCATCGGGAAGAAGCCGGCCTCGCTGTCGAGCCGCATGGCGCCGAAAATCTCCTCGACTTCGCCGGTGATCTCGGCGGCAAGGTCGGCGGCCGCGAGCGCCTTGCGGCGCTGGGCTTCCGCTGCCGAAATCAGCCAGACAAGGCTGGAGCGATGCGGCGCATCCGCTTTCGGCAGCAATGGCACGAGCGTGCAGGGCCCGCTGCGGGTGTGGAACTCGATAGATCGGTCGTGATGTGGCAGTTCATGCGCCAGCAACGCGGTCAGCGCGACTTGCGGATAGGTCCAGCGCCGCGTGCCGATTCCGGCCTTCTGACGGACCGTCGAGCGCTGGCCGTCGGCAGCGACGATGAGTTTGGCGGTGATCCGCCGGCCCGAGGTGAAATGCGCGCTGACGTCGTCTTCGCCATAAACGATATCGTCGAGCCATTCCTCGGTGAGGTGAATGTTCGGATTCTGAAGTGCCAGATCCGCTAGACGCGGAACGAGCTTGCTGTTCTCGATATTGGCGCCGAGTGCCTGAAGACCGATCTCCTCGGCCGCGAAGGTGAGGTTCTGGATCGGCACCGGCGCATTGGTGGCATCGATCAGCTCGATGGCCACGATCTTCGCGGCGATGTCACTCAGATGCGGCCAGAGCTTTTGCGACCGCAGGAAGCGCAGCGAGCCCTCGAACAAAGCGACGGTGCGGCCGTTGCCGGCGGCTTCGAGCGCGCCGACCGCAGCGACTTTATAGCCTGAGTTCGCCAGCGCCAGCGCCGCGGAAAGGCCCGCCGCGCCTGAGCCGACGACAAGGATATCGACAGTGATATCCGGCTCGGCCACGGCCTCGCTCAGCGCTGGTCGATCGGCACGTACAGGCGTTCCGCCGCGCCGGTGTAGAGCTGACGCGGGCGGCCGATCTTCTGGCTCGGATCCTCGATCATTTCCTTCCACTGGGCGACCCAGCCGGCGGTGCGAGCGACGGCGAAGAGCACCGTGAACATGGAAGTCGGGAAGCCCATCGCCTTCAGCGTGATACCGGAATAGAAGTCGATGTTCGGGTAGAGCTTCTTTTCGATAAAATATTCGTCGTGGAGCGCGATATGCTCAAGCTCCATCGCCACATCGAGCAGCGGATCGTCCTTCTTGCCCACCGCTTCAAGCACGGCGTGACAGGTCTTCTGCATGAGCTTGGCGCGCGGGTCGTAGTTTTTATAGACGCGGTGGCCGAAGCCCATGAGGCGGAACGAGTCGTTCTTGTCCTTGGCGCGGGCGATATATTTCGGAATGTTGTCGACCGAACCTATCTCTTCGAGCATTTTGAGGGCGGCTTCATTCGCGCCGCCATGTGCGGGGCCCCAGAGACAGGCGACACCCGCGGCGATACAGGCGAAGGGATTGGCGCCGGAGGAGCCGGCGAGACGCACCGTCGAGGTCGAGGCGTTCTGCTCGTGATCGGCGTGGAGGATGAAGATCTGGTCGAGCGCGCGCGCCAGAACCGGATTGACCTTGTAATCCTCGCACGGCACGGCGAAGCACATGCGCAGGAAGTTCGAGGTGTAGTCGAGCTCGTTCTTCGGATAGACGAAGGGCTGGCCGATCGAATATTTGTACGCCATCGCGGCGAGGGTCGGCAGTTTCGCGATCAGCCGCATGGAAGCGACCATCCGCTGCTTCGGCTCCGAGATGTTGGTGGAGTCGTGATAAAAGGCCGAAAGCGCGCCGACGGAGGCGACGAGAACGGCCATCGGATGCGCGTCGCGGCGGAAGCCCTGGAAGAACCGCGCAAGCTGCTCATGCACCATCGTGTGGCGGGTGATGCGATGCACCCAGTCGGCGCGCTGCGCCGGGGTCGGCAATTCGCCGTAAAGCAGAAGATAGGAGGTTTCGAGGAAGTCGCCCTGTTCGGCGAGTTGTTCGATCGGATAACCCCGATACAGCAGAACGCCCTTGTCGCCGTCGATATAGGTGATCTCGGATTCGCAGCTCGCCGTCGAGGTGAAGCCGGGATCGTAGGTGAACATCCCCGTCTGCGCATAAAGCTTGCTGATGTCGACGACGGAGGGCCCGATGTGTCCATCCTTGACCGGCAAATCGATCGACGTCTCGCCAACAGTGAACTTTGCCGCTGCGGGCGTGGACGTCTTGCTGGGTGCATCGAGCATGGAAGCCTGCCTTCTTATTTGGAACGTTCGACCGCGCTCAAACTGCCGGACAGCCGGTGTCCGGAGGACGGACGTGGTGCAATGCAATATCACCTATCGCATAGTTGGGTTGGGTTCAAGTTGCTTCGGGCGGTTTGCCGTCGCGCTATAATGCAAATTGTCAGCGGATTTGGTCGGCCAATCGGCCAAGGCTTTCGTCGCGCCCCAGCACACTGAAGACGTCGAAAATTCCGGGCGAAGTTGCCCGTCCGGTCAGCGCCGCGCGCAAAGGTTGGGCAACCTGACCGAGTTTGAGGTGCTTCTCCTCGGCGTATTTTCGCACAACCTCCTCTGTTGCCGCTGGGCTCCAGGCCACAAGCGCCGTCAGCCGCGGCAAAAGCTCCGCCAGATGCTGGCGTGACGATGCATCGAGGATGCCAGAAGCCGCCGCGTCGAGCGGTAAAGGCCGCTGGGCGAACAAAAACTGCGCGCCGTCGCGCAATTCGATCAGCGTTTTCGCGCGCTCTTTCAGGCCGGGCATGGCGGCGAGGAGCTTCTGCCGCATTGCGGTGTCGAACTGTTGCGGAAAGGCGCTGTTCTCCGGCAGATGGGGCAGGGTATCGATCAGGAGATCGGTCAGCGCCGCATCGCTCGTCGTGCGGATATAATGCCCGTTCATGTTTTCGAGCTTGGCGAAGTCGAATCGGGCCGGCGAGCGTCCGACATGGGCGAGATCGAACGCCGCGATCATCTCGTCGGTCGAAAAGAATTCCTGATCGCCGTGGCTCCAGCCGAGACGGACGAGATAATTGCGCAGCGCCGCCGGCAGATAACCCATCGCGCGATAGGCGTCGACGCCGAGTGCGCCGTGCCGCTTCGACAGTTTCGCGCCGTCGGCGCCATGGATGAGCGGAATATGCGCCATGCGCGGCACATCCCAGCCGAGCGCCTGGTAGATTTGCATCTGCCGCGCGGCGTTGGTGAGATGATCGTCGCCGCGGATGATGTGCGTGATGTCCATGTCGTGATCG is part of the Methylovirgula ligni genome and harbors:
- the fdhF gene encoding formate dehydrogenase subunit alpha; translated protein: MSLIHEIDYGTPASKSAETVELTIDGAKVTVPAGTSIMRAAMEIGNQIPKLCATDSINAFGSCRLCLVEIEGRNGTPASCTTPVGPGMVVHTQTPRLKNLRNGVMELYISDHPLDCLTCAANGNCELQTQAGVVGLREVRYGYEGENHLKSQKDTSNPYFTYDASKCIVCNRCVRACEETQGTFALTVDGRGFESRISPGQMENFFDSECVSCGACVQACPTATLSEKSLYDIGQPEHSVVTTCAYCGVGCTFKAEMRGDELVRMVPYKDGKANHGHSCVKGRFAWGYATHKDRVLKPMIREKISDPWREVSWDEAINYAASEIKRIQAKYGRASVGGITSSRCTNEETYLVQELVRAGFGNNNVDTCARVCHSPTGYGLGQAFGTSAGTQEFDSIEYTDVVLVIGANPTDAHPVFGSHMKKRLRAGAKLIVIDPRQIDLVKSPHIKADYHLPLRPGTNVAMLDALAHVIVTEGLVNEAFVQERCDPAEFSTWAKFVSEERNSPEVVAKITGVPAETIRAAARLYATGGNAAIYYGLGVTEHSQGSTTVMAIANIAMATGNIGREGVGVNPLRGQNNVQGSCDMGSFPHEFPGYRHVSNDAVRELFESIWGVKLDNDPGLRIPNMMDAAIDGTFKALYVQGEDILQSDPDTHHMSAGLGAMECVIVQDLFLNETANYAHVFLPGSTFLEKDGTFTNAERRIQRVRRVMAPRNGYEDWQITMMLAKALGYEMRYKDPGHIMDEIAKVTPTFANVSYKLLDEVGSVQWPCNGDAPLGTPTMHIDHFVRGKGQFLLTEYIPTDEKIGPRFPLLLTTGRILSQYNVGAQTRRTANSSWHPEDVLEIHPHDAEDRGIRDGDWVRVKSRAGETTLHAKISERVAPGVVYTTFHHPLTQANVVTTDFSDWATNCPEYKVTAVQVATSNGPSEWQEEYQEMSEQNSRIAHPLDAAE
- a CDS encoding formate dehydrogenase beta subunit; this translates as MTRVFVPRDVVALALGADKIAAAIVATAKARGADVSIVRNGSRGMFFLEPLIEVETPAGRIAYGPVTLKDVAALFDAGFLDGGTHALRIGKPEDHPFLKRQTRLTFARSGITDPVSLEDYAAHEGWLGLKRAIEIGSAAIVDEITKSGLRGRGGAGFPTGVKWKTVADTKADRKYVVCNCDEGDSGTFADRMVLEDDPYMLIEGMTICGLAVGATKGYVYCRSEYPHGIKAFNEALQRARAAGYLGKDVLGSGHAFDIELRVGAGAYVCGEETALLESLEGRRGMVRAKPPLPAINGLFQKPTVINNVLSLATAPFILAHGAKAYADFGMGRSRGTMPLQLAGNIRYGGLFETAFGLTLGEIVEDIGGGTASGRPVRAVQCGGPLGAYFPPALFDTPFDYEAFAAKDGLIGHGGIVVFDDTVDMLTMARFAMEFCAIESCGKCTPCRIGSTRGQEVIDKILAGIHVEANLRLLEDLCQTMKFGSLCALGGFAPYPVLSAMRHYPEDFKPHAAIAAE
- a CDS encoding formate dehydrogenase subunit gamma — protein: MPAVLDAQRAQEIIDAHLALEGPLLPILHAFVEEFGFVDDTAVPLIANALNLSRAEVHGVLTFYHDFRREPAGKHVLKICRAEACQARGSESVARHCLADLGVDWHGTTQDGAITVEPVYCLGLCANGPSALFDDEPIAALTADKLVSVIEEAESV
- a CDS encoding LysR family transcriptional regulator → MIDKLEFFIAVAREQSFSRAAEACGVTQPTLSAGIKQLEETLGVLLVNRSSRFHGLTSEGERVLEWAKRIVGDSRAMRQEVRALKSGLTGLMRIAVIPTALSMVAALTTPFRAKHPGVRFSVTSANSHEILQGISNLEIDAGITYLDNEPLGTVRSLPLYIEQYRLLTSAGSPFADNKSVTWAEVGRIPLCLLTPDMQNRRIVDQLLASTGGARPEPTLESNSVIALYAHVKTGQWASIMAEKLVETLSIAEPIRSIPIIEPQAVHQIGLVVPRREPMTPLTATLFAEAKKLIAPRL
- a CDS encoding CHASE2 domain-containing protein, yielding MLAASPGKTIAAWISPLVRSLPGALVWALPIGLGLLLCLESPPLVERLRNLVFDYDQQVEPRRYLPDLPVRVVDIDDSSLARLGQWPWPRHRLADLARHLFAQGAAVVAFDILFSEQDRAAPQNLIAQLPDVPERKALGDALAARGLMQDNSLTQVLASGPSVLTLVLTNGNSDEVSVKSGFATLGDDPRPFLLNFRGAILPLPDLQNAAAGLGSINWAPDRDLIVRKVPLVFTQGANAALVPSLDAEILRVAQHASTILIKSSNASDTGGFGARTGVVSVKIGALEIATESDGAVRVHYAGTKAARHISAWRVLAGKVANDDIAGRIVLIGSSASALADIRSTPLEAAVPGVDIHAELLEHVLSGTRLARPDYAPGLEALLVVLGGAIMSLLARFTKPVAAVTVLLLSLEGLAFASFYAFSRTGLLFDALMPGATWVLAYAAMTIAVYRRSERQREFVRKAFSRYLAPALVERLAKDPSRLELGGEARDVSVLFADVRDFTRRSEGLSAVEVVQFLNGVLTPLTQSVLVEAGTIDKYFGDGLMAFWNAPIDVPNHAEHACAAALAMRAALPALNAHLVQTGIETRPIELGIGINTGEAFVGNMGSDMRFDYSIVGDTVNVASRLEEATKHLGVPIVVAETTMRAAPGFRFVPLGETLLRGRSQPTPIYALHGRADVEDLDFSAFLQLHEAALAAAAMAAPDAAAKIRAAREHPYGEAYVLFYSRLGLDIPAFLPRAV
- the xth gene encoding exodeoxyribonuclease III, translated to MQIATWNVNSIRQRTEHLLRYLREIGPDVICLQELKCVDAAFPYAEVESCGYNIAVHGQKGFNGVAILSKQPLEVTRGLPGDESDEHARYIEAEVIDGDSIVRIASLYLPNGNPPETDKYTYKLAWMDRLAAHARNLLALEEPLVLAGDFNVIPAARDCFDPAAWAGDALYLPQTRARFHTLLNLGFTDALRATTDAGGLYTFWDYQAGAWQRDRGIRIDHVLLSPRAADRLTEVVIDKERRGKDKPSDHVPIRVTLC
- a CDS encoding FAD-dependent monooxygenase; translated protein: MAEPDITVDILVVGSGAAGLSAALALANSGYKVAAVGALEAAGNGRTVALFEGSLRFLRSQKLWPHLSDIAAKIVAIELIDATNAPVPIQNLTFAAEEIGLQALGANIENSKLVPRLADLALQNPNIHLTEEWLDDIVYGEDDVSAHFTSGRRITAKLIVAADGQRSTVRQKAGIGTRRWTYPQVALTALLAHELPHHDRSIEFHTRSGPCTLVPLLPKADAPHRSSLVWLISAAEAQRRKALAAADLAAEITGEVEEIFGAMRLDSEAGFFPMAGMRVAHLTGRRIALLGEAAHAFPPLAAQGLNLSLRDISALVSCVDAARAAGQDIGGAAPLRRYAAAREPDIDIRIRGVDVLNRSMLTDFLPVDLARGLGSFAISAIGPLRRAALLEGILPERSRPRLHRAPTHLS
- the gltA gene encoding citrate synthase: MLDAPSKTSTPAAAKFTVGETSIDLPVKDGHIGPSVVDISKLYAQTGMFTYDPGFTSTASCESEITYIDGDKGVLLYRGYPIEQLAEQGDFLETSYLLLYGELPTPAQRADWVHRITRHTMVHEQLARFFQGFRRDAHPMAVLVASVGALSAFYHDSTNISEPKQRMVASMRLIAKLPTLAAMAYKYSIGQPFVYPKNELDYTSNFLRMCFAVPCEDYKVNPVLARALDQIFILHADHEQNASTSTVRLAGSSGANPFACIAAGVACLWGPAHGGANEAALKMLEEIGSVDNIPKYIARAKDKNDSFRLMGFGHRVYKNYDPRAKLMQKTCHAVLEAVGKKDDPLLDVAMELEHIALHDEYFIEKKLYPNIDFYSGITLKAMGFPTSMFTVLFAVARTAGWVAQWKEMIEDPSQKIGRPRQLYTGAAERLYVPIDQR